From Rhinoraja longicauda isolate Sanriku21f chromosome 30, sRhiLon1.1, whole genome shotgun sequence, a single genomic window includes:
- the LOC144608091 gene encoding olfactory receptor class A-like protein 4: MEFRSSGQLIVYGILVFLGILGNVLVLVTILATSLDHHTLVASDIILANLATVNLLISTFRNILLFITESGVKMSLNLSWCKVFMFLWLWLKCVSVWVTFCLSYFHFLKIKQHFHLSTKMREIIYVVVILSGVWFVNFLYSIPAFIFTEKIGVNHTKKLMLVSTTEEPFLTCSWKFPTQRDGIIFAGITLILHEFLPIVLMICTNLSTVYYLNEHIRSIADDHLHSVHVERTATKLIMALVSLFVLCSGTHLVAVYYYNHNGGPATGFLLALANYCASVFIGFSPLMMAAGHSKLRNKVCSVLRINIASS; this comes from the coding sequence ATGGAATTTAGGAGTTCCGGTCAGCTCATCGTGTACGGTATTCTGGTATTTCTGGGGATTTTGGGCAATGTACTGGTGTTGGTGACAATATTAGCCACATCCCTGGATCACCACACCCTGGTTGCTTCGGACATCATTCTAGCAAACCTCGCCACCGTCAATCTACTGATTTCGACTTTTCGAAACATCCTGCTCTTTATTACGGAGTCGGGAGTGAAAATGTCCCTGAACCTCAGCTGGTGCAAAGTGTTCATGTTCCTTTGGCTGTGGCTGAAGTGTGTTAGCGTTTGGGTCACCTTCTGTCTCAGTTACTTCCACTTTCTGAAGATAAAACAACACTTCCATCTGAGCACAAAGATGAGGGAGATCATCTACGTGGTGGTGATATTAAGCGGGGTGTGGTTTGTTAATTTTCTCTACTCCATCCCAGCTTTTATCTTCACCGAGAAGATCGGTGTGAATCACACCAAGAAGTTGATGTTGGTCAGCACCACCGAGGAACCTTTCCTCACCTGTTCCTGGAAGTTCCCGACTCAGCGAGACGGCATCATATTTGCAGGAATCACTCTCATCCTGCACGAGTTCCTGCCCATTGTCCTGATGATTTGCACCAACCTCAGCACTGTGTACTACCTCAACGAGCACATCAGGTCTATTGCAGATGATCACCTACACAGCGTACACGTGGAGCGAACAGCAACAAAGTTAATCATGGCGTTGGTCTCACTGTTCGTCCTGTGCTCGGGCACACACTTGGTGGCAGTGTATTACTACAACCATAATGGCGGCCCTGCCACTGGCTTTTTGTTGGCCTTGGCGAACTACTGTGCCTCCGTCTTTATAGGTTTCAGCCCCTTGATGATGGCAGCAGGTCACAGTAAACTCCGGAATAAAGTCTGCAGCGTGTTACGCATTAACATTGCATCAAGTTAA